CTGCGCCAGCGCGCTCGCGAAATCGGGCTGCGCCGCGTCCTGCTCCCGCGCCCCGACCACGACCGGAAACCGCGCAAGCAGCCGCCGGTCTTCCAGCGGCAATCGCTGCCACTGGTCGAGCGAGATCCGCAGCGCGCAGCGATCGAGATGAAAGCGCACGATCATCGGGATGAAGGTGAAATCCTCCGACGATTCGACTTCGAAGCCGAACAGCAAGGGCTGGCTGCTGAGTTCCATGGTGATTCCGGTCTGGTGACATGAGCGCGGCGGGCCGCGCCGGCGAGCCCGGCCCGGCGGGATTCGCCGCGTTCCGGTATTGTAGAACCCGTCCGCGCGGCGCGCCTTGCGCCCGCTCGGCCTGCCCGTATCCCCTGCTGGAGTCTTGCCGTGAATCCGTCCGATCTGCTCGAACCCGATCTCGAACCGAACGGCAGCATCGAGGTGGCGATCTCGCGCCATCGCGGCGCCGACGTCGCCGCCACCGCCGACCACGTCGGCCAGGAATGGCCGGTCGCGCTGGTGTTCAACGGCATCTCGCACGCGGTGATGATGTGTACGCCGCGCGACCTGGAAGCGTTCGCGGTCGGCTTCGCGATCTCGGAGGGCATCGTCACGCGCGGCGCCGACATCAAGGACATCGAGGTGGTGCTGCACGCCGACGCGCCGATCCCGCACGCCGAGGTCCATCTCGACGTGGTCCAGCAGGCGTTCGTGGCACTGAAGGAAAAGCGCCGCTCGCTGGCCGGGCGCACCGGCTGCGGCGTGTGCGGCATCGAGAGCATCGACCTGCTCGATCTCGCGCCCGAGCGCGTGCCGGCGACGGGCTTTCTCGAGCGCCTCGCGCCCGACGCGCTCGCGCAGGCCGCGCGCGCGCTGCCGGCGCATCAGGCCTTGACGAAGCTCACCGGCGGCCTGCACGCGGCCGCCTGGTGCGACGCGGCGGGCGCGATCCGCTGCGCGTTCGAGGACGTCGGCCGCCACAACGCGCTCGACAAGCTGATCGGCCACCTGACGCTCGCGCGCGCCGAGCTGACCGACGGCTTCGTGTTCCTGTCGAGCCGCGCGAGCTACGAGCTGGTGCGCAAGGCCGCGCGCGTCGGCATCCCGCTCGTCGCGACGATCTCGGCGCCCTCGTCGCTGGCCATCGCGATCGCGAAGGAAGCGGGGCTGCGGCTCGTCAGTTTCTGCCGCGAATCGGGCTACGTCGATTACGGCACGGCCTGAGACCGGCCCGCCCCTGAGCGGCGACCGGCGCTGGCCCGTTTCGGCAAAATACGGCCGACGCGTGGCGATCAGGAACCAGCCGACACCCTGAAGGCGCGGAGCTGACCTGCCAACCCCCGCGCGCAAAGCCACGGCGAAAGTCGCCTCGTCGGCATCGTCATCGCTTCTCGAGCGTTGACGCCACCGCTGCGCATCGATATTGCCGCCCCGGATTCACCGCGTCGGCCATGCGGGCGGCCTGGCGCGCCCGCATCCCGACGCGACCCGCCACCTCAATCGAACTGACGGAAGTCCGGCTTGCGCTTCTCGAAGAACGCGCTGATCGCCTCGCGCGCCTCGGGCGCGTCGAGCATGCGCCCGAAGTGGCGCGCCTCGTCGTCCATCCGCGCGGCCACCTCGACGCCGCTGCCGGTCTGCTTGAGCAGCGCCTTCGTCACGCGCAGCGACGAGGCCGGCAGCGCGGCCAGTTTGGCGGCCTGCTTCGCCGCGAACGCGTCGAGTTCGGCGGCCGGCAGCACGCGGTTGACCAGGCCGATGCGGTGCGCTTCGAGCGCGTCGAACGGCTCGCCGAGCATCAGCTTCTCGGCCGCGATCTGGTGGCCCGCGAGGCGCGGCAGCAGCAGGCTCGAAGCCGCCTCCGGGCACAGCCCGAGCTGCGTGAACGGCAGCGACAGCCTGGCGGTGTCGGCCGCGTAGACGAGATCGCAATGCATCAGCATCGTCACGCCGACGCCGACCGCGATCCCGGGCACCGCCGCGACGAGCGGCTTGGCCGCCGTGCTGATCTGGTGCAGGAACTGGAACACGGGCGCGTCGGGCGTGTTCGGCGGCACCTTGATGAAGTCCTCGAGGTCGTTGCCCGCGCTGAAATTGCCGTCGCTGCCGCGAATCAGCACCACGCGCACGGCGTTGTCCTCCTGCGCGGCGGCGAGCGCGTCGGCCATCGCCTGGTACATCGCCGCGGTGATCGCGTTCTTCTTGGCGGGGCGCGCGATCGTGATCGTCAGGACGCCGTTCGCGACGTCGGTCTGGATATCCATCTAACCGTCTCCTCAAATCCGAGCGATAAAAAAAGCGGTGCGCGAGCGAGCTGCCCGCGCACCGCCGTCATCGGGTACGCGACCCGCTTACAGCCGTTCGAAAATACCCGCGGCGCCCATCCCGGTGCCGACGCACATCGTCACCATGCCGTACTTCAGGTTGCGGCGGCGCAGGCCATGCACCACCGTCGAGGCCCGGATCGCGCCGGTCGCGCCGAGCGGGTGGCCGAGCGCGATCGCGCCGCCGAGCGGGTTGACCTTGGACGGATCGAGGCCGAGATCGCGGATCACCGCCAGCGACTGCGCGGCGAACGCCTCGTTCAGCTCGATCCAGTCGAGATCGTCCTGCTTGAGGCCGGCGGCCTTCAGCGCGGCCGGGATCGCTTCCTTCGGGCCGATCCCCATGATCTCGGGCGGCACGCCGCGCACGGCGAAGCTGACGAAGCGCGCGAGCGGCGTGAGGTTGAACTCCTTCAGCACCTTCTCCGAAACCACCAGCAGCGCGCCGGCACCGTCCGAGGTCTGCGAGCTGTTGCCGGCCGTCACCGAACCTTTGTTCGCGAACACCGTGCGCAGCTTGGCGAGACCTTCCGGCGAAGTGTCGGCGCGCGGGCCTTCGTCGAGCTTGATCTCGCGCGTCTTCACGTCGATCTCGCCGGTCGCGAGGTTCGGGAAATGCTCGCTGATCGTGTACGGCGCGATCTCGTCGGCGAACTCGCCGGACTGTTGCGCGGCCAGCGCCTTGCGGTGCGATTCCACGGAGAACGCGTCCTGGTCCTCGCGGCTCACCTTCCACTGCTCGGCCACGCGCTCGGCCGTCAGGCCCATGCCGTAGGCGATGCCGACGTCCTCGCCGCGGTCGAAGATGTGCGGCGACATCGACGGCTTGTTGCCCATCATCGGCACCATGCTCATCGATTCGGTGCCGCCGGCGATCAGCGCTTCGGATTCGCCGACGCGAATCCGGTCCGCCGCGAACGCGAGCGCGGTCAGGCCCGACGCGCAGAAGCGGTTGACGGTCACGCCGCCGACCGAGTTCGGCAGCCCGGCCAGCAGCGCGCTGATGCGCGCCACGTTGAGGCCCTGCTCGGCTTCGGGGATCGCGCAGCCGATGATCGCGTCCTCGATCAGCTTGGTGTCGAAGCCCGGCACCTGCGCGACCGCGGCGCGGATCGCGTGGACCAGCAGTTCGTCCGGGCGCGTGTTCTTGAACACGCCGCGCGGCGCCTTGCCGATCGGCGTGCGGCTCGCGGCGACGATGTATGCGTCTTGCAGCTGTTTGCTCATTTGTGGCTCCTGTCGACCCGGCCCGGCGCGCTCGCGCCGCAACGGGTCCGATGCAAAGTGGTCCGCGGCTCGCTCAGTTGCGCACCGGCTTGCCGGTCTGCAACATGCCCATGATCCGTTCCTGCGTCTTCTGCGTGCCGAGCAGCTCGACGAACGCGCGGCGCTCCAGCGCGAGCAGCCATTCCTCGTCCACCGTGCTGCCGGCCTCGACGTTGCCGCCGCAGACCGCTTCCGCGATCCGGCTCGCGATCAGGAAGTCGTGCTCGCTGATGAAGCGGCCGTCGCGCATGTTGACGAGCTGCGCCTTGATGGTGGAGATCGCCGAGCGGCCGGCCACCGGGATTTCGGTGGCCTTGAGCGGCGGGCGATAGCCGGTGGCGGCCAGCGCGCGCGCTTCCTTCTTGGCCACGTCGAGCAGCTCGAACACGTTGAACACGATGGTGTCCGACGGCTTCAGGTAACCCATCGCGCGCGCGTCGTGCGCCGAGCTGGAAACCTTCGCCGTCGCCGCGTTCTCGAACGACTTCGTGACGAACTTCAGCAGCTCGCTGGTGGCGCCGGCCGCCGTGGCCGCCTCGGCCGCGCGCAGCGCCGCTTCCTTGAGGCCGCCGCCCGCGGGCACGAGGCCCACGCCCACCTCGACGAGGCCGACGTAGCTCTCCACGTGGACCACCCGCTTGGCGCTGTGCAGCATCAGCTCGCAGCCGCCGCCGAGCGCGATGCCCGACACGGCCGAGACCACCGGCACGTTCGCGTACTTCACGCGCAGCATGCCTTGCTGGAATTTCTTCACGAACGGCTCGATGCCCTTGGCGCCGCCCATCATGAACGCGGGCATCGCCTCCTCGAGGTTCGCGCCGGCCGAGAACGGGCCGCCCGGCGTGCCGAGCTTGAGCGAGGTCGGCTGCCAGATCACCACGCCCTTGTAATCCTTCTCGGCGAGGTCGATGGCCTGCGCGAGGCCGTCGATCACGCCCGGGCCGATGGTGTTCATCTTCGACTTGAACGAGACGATCACCACGTCGTCCTCGCCCGCCCGGTCGTCCACCCAGGCGCGCACCGAATCGGTCTCGAACAGCGTCCTGCCGTACCTCGCCGGGTCACGGCCCGCCTCGCCCAACAGCGGCGCGCGGAACACCTGGCGCTCGTAGACCGGCAGCGACGAACGCGGCACGAACCTGCCTGCGGCCGGCGACCACGAGCCCTCGGCCGTATGCACGCCGCCCTGCTCGGCCACCGCGCCCTCCAGCACCCACGACGGCAGCGGCACGCCGGCGAGCGCCTTGCCCGCGGCGATGTCTTCCTGCACCCACTCGGCCACCTGCTTCCAGCCGGCCGCCTGCCAGCCCTCGAACGGGCCTTCGTTCCAGCCGAAGCCCCAGCGGATCGCGAGATCCACGTCGCGCGCGTTGTCGGCGATCGATTCGAGGTGGACGCCGATGTAGTGGAATACGTCGCGGAACACCGACCACAGGAACTGCGCATGCGGATGCTGGGTCTCGCGCAGCAGCTTGAGGCGCTCGGCCGGCGGTCGCTTGAGGATGCGCGCGACCGTCTCGTCGGCCTTCGTGCCGCCGTCCACGTAGCCGCCCGACTTCGGGTCGAGCACCTTGATCGCGCGGCCTTCCTTCTTGTAGAAGCCGGCACCGGTCTTCTGGCCGAGCGCGCCCTGCTTGACGAGTTCGGCGAGCACGGCGGGCGTCTCGTAGACCGGGAAGAACGGGTCGTCGGCGAGGTTGTCCTGCATCGTCTTGATGACGTGCGCCATGGTGTCGAGGCCGACCACGTCGGCGGTGCGGAACGTCGCCGACTTGGCGCGGCCGAGCCGCGCGCCGGTCAGGTCGTCCACCTCGTCGAAGCGCAGGCCGAACTTCGCGGCCTCGGTGATCACGGCGAGGATCGAGAAGATGCCGACGCGGTTCGCGATGAAGTTCGGCGTGTCCTTGGCGCGCACCACGCCCTTGCCGACCACGCTGGTCAGGAAGGTCTCGAGCTGGTCGAGGATCTCGCCGCGCGTATGGGCGGTCGGGATCAGTTCGACGAGGTGCATGTAGCGCGGCGGATTGAAGAAATGGAC
The genomic region above belongs to Burkholderia plantarii and contains:
- the fdhD gene encoding formate dehydrogenase accessory sulfurtransferase FdhD yields the protein MNPSDLLEPDLEPNGSIEVAISRHRGADVAATADHVGQEWPVALVFNGISHAVMMCTPRDLEAFAVGFAISEGIVTRGADIKDIEVVLHADAPIPHAEVHLDVVQQAFVALKEKRRSLAGRTGCGVCGIESIDLLDLAPERVPATGFLERLAPDALAQAARALPAHQALTKLTGGLHAAAWCDAAGAIRCAFEDVGRHNALDKLIGHLTLARAELTDGFVFLSSRASYELVRKAARVGIPLVATISAPSSLAIAIAKEAGLRLVSFCRESGYVDYGTA
- a CDS encoding enoyl-CoA hydratase; this translates as MDIQTDVANGVLTITIARPAKKNAITAAMYQAMADALAAAQEDNAVRVVLIRGSDGNFSAGNDLEDFIKVPPNTPDAPVFQFLHQISTAAKPLVAAVPGIAVGVGVTMLMHCDLVYAADTARLSLPFTQLGLCPEAASSLLLPRLAGHQIAAEKLMLGEPFDALEAHRIGLVNRVLPAAELDAFAAKQAAKLAALPASSLRVTKALLKQTGSGVEVAARMDDEARHFGRMLDAPEAREAISAFFEKRKPDFRQFD
- a CDS encoding acetyl-CoA C-acyltransferase, whose product is MSKQLQDAYIVAASRTPIGKAPRGVFKNTRPDELLVHAIRAAVAQVPGFDTKLIEDAIIGCAIPEAEQGLNVARISALLAGLPNSVGGVTVNRFCASGLTALAFAADRIRVGESEALIAGGTESMSMVPMMGNKPSMSPHIFDRGEDVGIAYGMGLTAERVAEQWKVSREDQDAFSVESHRKALAAQQSGEFADEIAPYTISEHFPNLATGEIDVKTREIKLDEGPRADTSPEGLAKLRTVFANKGSVTAGNSSQTSDGAGALLVVSEKVLKEFNLTPLARFVSFAVRGVPPEIMGIGPKEAIPAALKAAGLKQDDLDWIELNEAFAAQSLAVIRDLGLDPSKVNPLGGAIALGHPLGATGAIRASTVVHGLRRRNLKYGMVTMCVGTGMGAAGIFERL
- a CDS encoding 3-hydroxyacyl-CoA dehydrogenase/enoyl-CoA hydratase family protein, giving the protein MSNFIIRKVAVLGAGVMGAQIAAHLVNARVPVLLFDLPAKEGPKNGIALKAIENLKKLSPAPFGVKDDAKYLVPANYEDDLDQLAECDVVIEAIAERMDWKHDLYKKVAPHIGPNAIFASNTSGLSITALSDGFADELKARFCGVHFFNPPRYMHLVELIPTAHTRGEILDQLETFLTSVVGKGVVRAKDTPNFIANRVGIFSILAVITEAAKFGLRFDEVDDLTGARLGRAKSATFRTADVVGLDTMAHVIKTMQDNLADDPFFPVYETPAVLAELVKQGALGQKTGAGFYKKEGRAIKVLDPKSGGYVDGGTKADETVARILKRPPAERLKLLRETQHPHAQFLWSVFRDVFHYIGVHLESIADNARDVDLAIRWGFGWNEGPFEGWQAAGWKQVAEWVQEDIAAGKALAGVPLPSWVLEGAVAEQGGVHTAEGSWSPAAGRFVPRSSLPVYERQVFRAPLLGEAGRDPARYGRTLFETDSVRAWVDDRAGEDDVVIVSFKSKMNTIGPGVIDGLAQAIDLAEKDYKGVVIWQPTSLKLGTPGGPFSAGANLEEAMPAFMMGGAKGIEPFVKKFQQGMLRVKYANVPVVSAVSGIALGGGCELMLHSAKRVVHVESYVGLVEVGVGLVPAGGGLKEAALRAAEAATAAGATSELLKFVTKSFENAATAKVSSSAHDARAMGYLKPSDTIVFNVFELLDVAKKEARALAATGYRPPLKATEIPVAGRSAISTIKAQLVNMRDGRFISEHDFLIASRIAEAVCGGNVEAGSTVDEEWLLALERRAFVELLGTQKTQERIMGMLQTGKPVRN